A window of Juglans regia cultivar Chandler chromosome 7, Walnut 2.0, whole genome shotgun sequence contains these coding sequences:
- the LOC108979591 gene encoding protein FAR1-RELATED SEQUENCE 5-like — protein sequence MPFAPFVGVNHHGQSILLGAGLISSENTETFVWLFDTWLKCMDERAPKAIITDQDRAMKNAIAIVFPNTRHRYCLWHIMRKLPEKLGSHAEFKCGLKSALQRCVYDSQTSDEFEKSWEVFIDTYNLMKNAWLQSLYSERMYWVPVYLKNTFWAGMSTTQRSESMNAFCDGYVHSGTTLKEFVDQFDNALRKKVENEMAADFHSFNCTVPCISHLPVEKKFQAVYTNSKFKKVQSEVMGIIYSHCVVIKTEGAITTYQVNDQRVVEDGIKKSTLQAYFNEDECEVKCVCGLFEMRGIICRHILSIFAARDVQVLPEKYIMERWRKDIKRRYGLI from the coding sequence ATGCCATTTGCTCCGTTTGTTGGTGTTAACCACCATGGACAGTCAATACTGCTGGGAGCAGGTTTGATATCAAGTGAAAATACTGAAacatttgtttggttatttgacACTTGGTTGAAATGTATGGATGAGAGGGCGCCAAAAGCTATTATCACTGATCAAGACAGggccatgaaaaatgctattgcAATAGTCTTTCCAAATACCCGACATAGATACTGTTTGTGGCACATAATGAGAAAACTACCAGAGAAGTTGGGCTCACATGCTGAATTTAAGTGTGGGTTGAAAAGTGCATTGCAGAGATGTGTTTATGATTCTCAAACTTCTGACGAGTTCGAGAAGTCTTGGGAGGTGTTTATTGACACTtacaatttgatgaaaaatgcaTGGCTTCAAAGTCTCTATAGTGAGCGAATGTATTGGGTTCCCGTATACctgaaaaatacattttgggctGGGATGAGCACAACTCAGAggagtgagagcatgaatgcctttTGTGATGGATATGTACATTCAGGGACTACGTTGAAAGAATTCGTTGATCAATTCGACAATGCACTAAGGAAGaaagtagagaatgagatggCAGCGGATTTCCACTCATTCAATTGCACAGTCCCTTGTATATCTCATTTACCCGTGGAGAAAAAATTCCAAGCTGTGTACacgaattctaaatttaaaaaagtgcaGTCAGAAGTAATGGGGATTATCTACTCTCATTGTGTTGTCATAAAAACAGAAGGGGCAATTACCACGTATCAAGTTAATGACCAAAGGGTAGTTGAAGACGGCATCAAGAAGTCAACTTTGCAGGCGTACTTTAATGAAGATGAGTGTGAGGTGAAGTGCGTGTGTGGACTATTTGAGATGAGAGGGATTATATGTAGGCacattctttcaatttttgcCGCAAGGGATGTCCAAGTGTTGCCGGAAAAGTACATTATGGAGAGGTGGAGGAAGGACATTAAACGTAGATATGGTCTCATTTGA
- the LOC108979571 gene encoding uncharacterized protein LOC108979571, with protein sequence MGRFLERRVEVLGTQVSDHKVLFLSVGGKAGGFQQRRNLKYEMSWGMEEECNKIVRDEWRKDNIERKPLKKIQNLLTGCRRALSRWYRGLIRAREGAINEKIERLNLLEAYEKPERMGEIKKLREELGFLLEQEDFRWKQRAKKQWLGYGDKNTQIFHACAS encoded by the coding sequence ATGGGTAGGTTCTTGGAGAGAAGGGTAGAGGTGCTGGGAACACAGGTCTCTGACCACAAGGTTTTGTTTCTATCTGTGGGAGGGAAGGCTGGGGGGTTTCAACagagaagaaatttgaaatatgagatgagttggggTATGGAGGAGGAGTGCAATAAGATTGTAAGGGATGAATGGAGAAAAGATAATATTGAGAGGAAGCCTTTAAAAAAGATTCAAAATCTACTAACAGGGTGTAGAAGGGCTTTAAGTAGATGGTATAGGGGTTTAATAAGAGCTAGAGAGGGGgccataaatgaaaaaattgagagGTTAAATTTACTGGAAGCTTATGAAAAGCCCGAGAGAATGGGGGAAATAAAGAAGCTGAGAGAAGAGTTGGGATTCTTGCTGGAACAGGAGGATTTCAGATGGAAGCAGAGGGCAAAGAAACAATGGCTAGGATATGGTGATAAGAATACTCAAATCTTCCATGCATGTGcaagttaa